In Streptomyces violaceusniger Tu 4113, one DNA window encodes the following:
- a CDS encoding uridine kinase family protein: MRTYPPVGGLDALARRLRALPPSCGPVRLVAVDGHAGSGKTTFAGRLAEALGGAPVLHTDDFATHEELFGWAGRLRSEILAPLARGTAARYAPYDWVERRFATTRRRLDPAPVVLLEGVGSGRRAVRPRLARLLWMDLPERDSWRRGQLRDGPELSAFWDGWLPAERAHFAADPSRPYAGTLVLQRKEGYEVLPGPAANDGDAPWPHTA; encoded by the coding sequence ATGCGAACATACCCACCGGTTGGCGGCCTGGACGCGCTGGCGCGGCGCCTGCGTGCGCTGCCGCCGTCCTGCGGGCCGGTCCGGCTGGTCGCGGTCGACGGTCACGCCGGCTCCGGGAAGACCACCTTCGCCGGACGGCTCGCCGAGGCACTCGGCGGTGCCCCCGTCCTGCACACGGACGACTTCGCCACCCATGAGGAGCTCTTCGGCTGGGCCGGGCGGCTGCGGAGCGAGATCCTCGCCCCGCTGGCCCGGGGCACGGCCGCGCGCTACGCCCCGTACGACTGGGTGGAGCGCCGCTTCGCCACCACCCGGCGGCGGCTGGATCCCGCGCCGGTCGTGCTGCTGGAGGGCGTGGGCAGCGGCCGCCGGGCGGTGCGCCCACGGCTGGCGCGGCTGTTGTGGATGGATCTGCCGGAGCGGGACTCCTGGCGGCGCGGACAGTTGCGGGACGGCCCGGAGCTGTCCGCATTCTGGGACGGATGGCTGCCCGCCGAGCGTGCGCACTTCGCCGCCGACCCCTCTCGCCCGTACGCCGGAACGTTGGTTCTGCAGCGAAAGGAGGGGTATGAGGTGCTACCGGGACCTGCGGCGAACGACGGAGACGCGCCCTGGCCTCACACAGCGTGA
- a CDS encoding hemolysin family protein, with amino-acid sequence MSTTLSLLLLCAALVLILANGFFVAAEFGLVTVERPDAERAADEGDKRARTVVEALRELSFQLSGTQLGITITSLIVGMLAEPALGHLLTAPLEAVGLPHGAVSGVAVVLGMLLASAVQMVIGELVPKNWAVSRPLQVARFVAGPQYAFARFFRPVIALLNTVANRLVRALGVEPTEELASARTPGELVSLARHSARAGAIEQDTADLFVRTLSLGELTTQHVMTPRVRVSALHSSATAVDVLNLTRATGLSRFPVYRHRLDEVIGMVHLKDALAVPSGDRLRTSVSRIAQPPLLVPETLPVQPLLERLRSEQPIAVVVDEYGGTAGVVTLEDIVEELVGEVRDEHDDEAAETPDLVQALTEDGRTAWDADGGCRVDTLRRIGLDAPDGPYETVAGLVADLLARIPVPGDTAELPGWKLAVRQVGHHRAELVRIVRTKPGTPPKVTAGAAAGEGTGR; translated from the coding sequence ATGAGCACCACCCTGTCCCTCCTGCTGCTCTGTGCGGCACTTGTCCTGATCCTCGCCAACGGCTTCTTCGTGGCCGCCGAGTTCGGCCTGGTCACCGTCGAACGGCCGGACGCCGAGCGAGCCGCCGACGAGGGCGACAAGCGCGCCCGTACCGTCGTCGAGGCGCTGCGCGAGCTGTCCTTCCAGCTCTCCGGCACCCAACTCGGCATCACCATCACCTCCCTGATCGTCGGCATGCTCGCCGAGCCCGCGCTCGGCCATCTGCTGACCGCGCCGCTGGAGGCGGTCGGCCTGCCGCACGGCGCCGTCTCCGGTGTCGCCGTCGTCCTCGGCATGCTGCTGGCCTCGGCCGTCCAGATGGTCATCGGTGAGCTGGTGCCCAAGAACTGGGCGGTCTCCCGGCCGCTGCAGGTCGCGCGCTTCGTCGCGGGCCCGCAGTACGCCTTCGCCCGCTTCTTCCGCCCCGTGATCGCCCTGCTCAACACCGTGGCCAACCGGCTGGTGCGGGCACTGGGCGTCGAGCCCACCGAGGAGCTGGCCTCCGCCCGCACCCCCGGTGAGCTGGTCTCGCTGGCCCGCCATTCGGCGCGGGCCGGCGCGATCGAGCAGGACACGGCGGATCTGTTCGTCCGCACCCTGTCCCTGGGCGAGCTGACCACCCAGCATGTGATGACCCCGCGGGTGCGGGTCAGCGCCCTGCACTCCTCGGCGACCGCCGTGGATGTGCTCAACCTCACCCGGGCCACCGGGCTGTCCCGCTTCCCCGTCTACCGCCACCGGCTGGACGAGGTCATCGGGATGGTGCACCTCAAGGACGCCCTCGCGGTGCCCTCGGGGGACCGGCTGCGCACCTCCGTCAGCCGGATCGCCCAGCCGCCGCTGCTGGTCCCCGAGACGCTGCCGGTCCAGCCGCTGCTGGAGCGGCTGCGCAGCGAACAGCCGATAGCCGTGGTCGTCGACGAGTACGGCGGCACGGCCGGTGTGGTCACCCTGGAGGACATCGTCGAGGAGCTGGTCGGCGAGGTGCGCGACGAGCACGACGACGAGGCCGCGGAGACCCCGGACCTGGTGCAGGCCCTCACCGAGGACGGCCGCACCGCATGGGACGCCGACGGCGGCTGCCGCGTCGACACCCTGCGCCGGATCGGCCTCGACGCGCCCGACGGGCCGTACGAAACCGTGGCCGGGCTGGTGGCCGATCTGCTGGCGCGGATCCCCGTCCCCGGCGACACCGCCGAGCTGCCCGGCTGGAAGCTGGCCGTCCGGCAGGTCGGCCACCACCGGGCGGAGCTGGTGCGCATCGTCCGTACGAAGCCGGGTACGCCGCCGAAGGTGACTGCCGGCGCCGCGGCCGGGGAGGGGACCGGACGATGA
- a CDS encoding AAA family ATPase has translation MDFGTQGSHAPADLAWLRAVDAYTMGAYAQAEEEFRAATRLDPGMADAWLGLHALRADTTAALLRMYRHRDRFGEQRARHRRTLNSWYWLGWWVQPVLETSRDLLLAHASHWLDGRHVPELDRALAGCPPVEADPQARFLHACRAYLVKDWEQLVRHTEPLLDDPFLGIEAGLFAGMARVRLEMYSQAEPLLAAALMRCRSEQPQRKELRYWLARAHEGTGRSAAALPLYRAVHRIDSTFMDTSARLAAIAESDGLDEPADLAAISLAGAGGQDATDGRDTTTDPADTLPADGRDPRAAAEGPEGPPLMGPAVVGAGGTRARAGLPSQPGPSDPVLLESALQELERMVGLEPVKRQVRALSAQLHMARLRAGQGLPVQPPKRHFVFSGPSGTGKTTVARILGRVFYALGLLGGDHLVEAGRADLVGEYLGQTAVKANELIDSALGGVLFVDEAYSLSNSGYSKGDAYGDEALQVLLKRAEDNRDRLVVILAGYPEGMDRLLAANPGLGSRFTTRVDFPSYRPLELTRIGEVLAAENGDVWDEEAVEELRSISGHVVDQSWIDELGNGRFLRTLYEKSCAYRDLRLSGWSGTPTRDDLATLRLPDLMQAYGEVLSGRGPMYRDPQDPPLG, from the coding sequence ATGGATTTCGGCACGCAAGGTTCGCACGCCCCGGCCGACCTCGCCTGGCTGCGAGCCGTCGACGCCTACACGATGGGCGCGTACGCACAGGCCGAGGAGGAGTTCCGGGCCGCGACCCGGCTCGACCCCGGAATGGCCGACGCCTGGCTCGGACTGCACGCGCTGCGGGCCGACACCACGGCCGCGCTGCTGCGGATGTACCGGCACCGCGACCGCTTCGGCGAGCAGCGCGCCCGCCACCGCCGCACCCTCAACTCCTGGTACTGGCTGGGCTGGTGGGTCCAGCCCGTGCTGGAGACCAGCCGGGACCTGCTGCTCGCCCACGCCTCGCACTGGCTCGACGGCCGCCATGTGCCCGAGCTGGACCGGGCGCTGGCCGGCTGCCCGCCGGTGGAGGCCGATCCGCAGGCCCGCTTTCTGCACGCCTGCCGCGCCTATCTGGTCAAGGACTGGGAGCAGCTCGTGCGCCACACCGAGCCGCTGCTGGACGATCCGTTCCTCGGTATCGAGGCGGGGCTGTTCGCCGGGATGGCGCGGGTCCGGCTGGAGATGTACAGCCAGGCCGAGCCGCTGCTCGCCGCCGCCTTAATGCGCTGTCGCAGCGAACAGCCCCAGCGCAAGGAGCTGCGCTACTGGCTCGCCCGCGCACATGAGGGCACCGGGCGCAGCGCCGCCGCGCTCCCCCTCTACCGCGCGGTGCACCGCATCGACTCCACCTTCATGGACACCTCGGCGCGGCTCGCGGCGATAGCCGAGTCCGACGGGCTGGACGAGCCCGCGGACCTGGCCGCCATCTCACTGGCCGGCGCCGGTGGCCAGGACGCCACGGACGGCCGGGACACCACCACCGACCCCGCCGATACGCTGCCCGCCGACGGCCGCGATCCGCGGGCCGCGGCCGAGGGGCCCGAGGGCCCGCCGCTGATGGGCCCCGCCGTGGTGGGCGCGGGCGGCACCCGCGCCCGGGCCGGTCTGCCGTCCCAGCCCGGCCCCTCGGATCCGGTGCTGCTGGAGAGCGCGCTGCAGGAGCTGGAGCGCATGGTCGGCCTGGAGCCGGTCAAGCGGCAGGTGCGGGCGCTGTCGGCGCAGCTCCACATGGCGCGGCTGCGCGCCGGGCAGGGCCTGCCGGTCCAGCCGCCCAAGCGGCACTTCGTCTTCTCCGGCCCCTCCGGCACCGGCAAGACCACCGTGGCCCGCATCCTCGGCCGGGTCTTCTACGCCCTCGGGCTGCTCGGCGGCGACCATCTGGTGGAGGCCGGGCGCGCCGATCTGGTCGGCGAGTACCTGGGCCAGACGGCGGTGAAGGCCAATGAGCTGATCGACTCGGCGCTCGGCGGGGTGCTCTTCGTCGACGAGGCGTACTCGCTGTCCAACTCGGGCTACAGCAAGGGCGACGCGTACGGCGACGAGGCGCTTCAGGTGCTGCTCAAGCGCGCCGAGGACAACCGCGACCGGCTCGTGGTGATCCTCGCCGGCTACCCCGAGGGCATGGACCGGCTGCTGGCCGCCAACCCCGGCCTCGGCTCCCGCTTCACCACCCGCGTCGACTTCCCCAGCTATCGCCCGCTGGAGCTCACCCGCATCGGTGAGGTGCTGGCGGCGGAGAACGGGGATGTGTGGGACGAGGAGGCCGTGGAGGAGCTGCGCAGCATCAGCGGCCATGTGGTGGACCAGAGCTGGATCGACGAGCTGGGGAACGGCCGGTTCCTTCGCACGCTGTACGAGAAGAGCTGCGCCTACCGGGATCTGCGGCTCTCCGGGTGGAGCGGCACGCCGACCCGTGACGACCTGGCCACGCTGCGGCTGCCGGATCTGATGCAGGCGTACGGGGAGGTCCTGTCCGGTCGCGGTCCCATGTACCGCGACCCCCAGGACCCGCCCCTGGGGTAG
- a CDS encoding hemolysin family protein, which yields MSVVQLFFAALLVLVNGFFVGAEFALVSVRRSQIEPRAAEGSARARTVLTGLENLPQMMAAAQFGITICSLTLGAVAEPTVAQLLEPVFHTVQLPEQLVHPLGYAIALAVVVCLHLLIGEMVPKNLAMAAPAKTALWLGPGLVGFARLCRPVTALLGACARLVLRLFRVEPKDEVEAVFTSEQLTHLVEDSRQAGLLDPGEQERLADALELGSRPITDVLLDPAGLVTVDPSVTPREIEELTVRTGYSRFPVRGPGGAFMGYLHVKDVLELEFRERAVPQRVWHPIETLRAELPLDDALTAMRRAASHLAAVADGSGTVLGLVALEDVLEKLVGEVHDPSHRRGARDRVAEPRGEAAASLSKEERAMVG from the coding sequence ATGAGTGTGGTGCAGCTTTTCTTCGCCGCCCTGCTGGTCCTCGTCAACGGCTTCTTCGTGGGCGCCGAGTTCGCCCTGGTCTCGGTGCGCCGCAGCCAGATCGAACCGCGCGCGGCCGAGGGCTCCGCGCGCGCCCGTACGGTCCTGACGGGCCTGGAGAACCTGCCGCAGATGATGGCGGCCGCGCAGTTCGGCATCACCATCTGCTCGCTGACCCTCGGCGCGGTCGCCGAGCCGACCGTCGCCCAGCTCCTGGAGCCGGTCTTCCACACCGTCCAGCTGCCCGAGCAGTTGGTGCACCCCCTCGGCTACGCCATCGCGCTCGCCGTGGTCGTCTGCCTCCATCTGCTCATCGGCGAGATGGTGCCGAAGAACCTGGCCATGGCGGCGCCGGCCAAGACCGCGCTGTGGCTCGGCCCCGGACTGGTCGGCTTCGCGCGGCTGTGCCGGCCGGTCACCGCGCTGCTGGGGGCGTGCGCCCGGCTGGTGCTGCGGCTGTTCCGGGTGGAGCCCAAGGACGAGGTCGAGGCCGTCTTCACCAGTGAGCAGCTCACCCATCTGGTCGAGGACTCCCGGCAGGCCGGGCTGCTCGACCCCGGTGAGCAAGAGCGGCTCGCGGACGCCCTGGAGCTGGGCAGCCGCCCGATCACCGACGTCCTCCTGGACCCGGCGGGCCTGGTCACCGTCGACCCCTCGGTCACCCCCCGGGAGATCGAGGAACTGACCGTGCGCACCGGCTACTCGCGCTTTCCGGTGCGCGGCCCCGGCGGCGCCTTCATGGGCTATCTGCATGTGAAGGACGTCCTGGAGCTGGAGTTCCGGGAGCGGGCGGTGCCGCAGCGGGTCTGGCATCCGATCGAGACGCTCCGGGCGGAGCTGCCGCTGGACGACGCCCTGACCGCGATGCGCCGGGCCGCCTCCCATCTGGCGGCCGTCGCCGACGGGTCCGGCACGGTGCTGGGGCTGGTGGCCCTGGAGGACGTCCTGGAGAAGCTGGTCGGCGAGGTCCATGACCCATCCCACCGCCGCGGGGCCCGGGACCGGGTGGCCGAGCCCAGGGGCGAGGCGGCGGCCTCCCTGTCCAAGGAGGAGCGGGCGATGGTCGGCTGA
- a CDS encoding endonuclease: MGDRYESVARSLLDQQGTTFATQAGIKLRDTPGPLYQLLVLAHLLSARISSDIAVAAARALFDAGMRDPRRMAEATWQQRVDALGEGGYRRYDERTATQLGEAAELVNREYGGDLRRMREAGDPKKLLPEIKGIGPAGVNIFLREVQGVWPEFAPYFDRKALEGAERVGLPKSAGALGRLVAEKDLPRLAAALVRVALHADAAREVRAAA, translated from the coding sequence ATGGGCGACAGATACGAGAGCGTGGCGCGCAGTCTGCTCGACCAGCAGGGCACGACCTTCGCCACCCAGGCCGGGATCAAGCTCCGCGACACCCCCGGCCCGCTCTACCAGCTCCTCGTACTCGCGCATCTGCTGTCCGCGCGGATCAGCTCCGATATCGCCGTCGCCGCAGCCCGCGCCCTCTTCGACGCCGGGATGCGCGACCCGCGGCGGATGGCGGAGGCCACCTGGCAGCAGCGGGTCGACGCGCTGGGCGAGGGCGGCTACCGGCGTTACGACGAGCGGACCGCCACCCAGCTCGGTGAGGCGGCCGAGCTGGTGAACCGCGAGTACGGGGGCGATCTGCGGCGGATGCGCGAGGCCGGGGACCCGAAGAAGCTGCTGCCGGAGATCAAGGGCATCGGGCCCGCCGGGGTGAACATCTTCCTTCGCGAGGTGCAGGGCGTCTGGCCCGAGTTCGCCCCGTACTTCGACCGCAAGGCGCTGGAGGGCGCCGAGCGCGTCGGGCTGCCGAAGAGCGCGGGGGCGCTGGGGCGGCTGGTGGCCGAGAAGGACCTTCCCCGGCTGGCCGCGGCCCTGGTCCGCGTCGCGCTCCACGCGGACGCCGCCCGGGAGGTGCGCGCCGCCGCGTGA
- a CDS encoding peptidase C39 family protein, whose amino-acid sequence MTRSGSTPRRSVLAVALGVAGAAAVTTTAATAGAARPAAAATPGSEVPGAAAAPAGSKAARVAEYHGWSGHADWLAGAAKGVRAEGGARPGIVISRPLGSVDYTDPHTGTKAAWEYATWTSPVRTLSVPATEAIVSWNARTPAGTWIQIELKGTYSDGTATPWYVMGRWASDDGASSIRRTSVDDQSDDKSSVWTDTFSIDDPASGLRLAKYQVRLTLYRKPGSKLTPTVWRVGAMGSDVPDRFEVPASTPSLPKGRELGVPRYSQEIHKGQYPEYDNGGEAWCSPTSSQMIIEYWGRKPSAADLSWVNPDYADPQVCHAARATFDYQYDGCGNWPFNAAYAATYRDLQGVVTRLGSLADAEKLIGAGIPVITSQSFLKTELDGAGYGTSGHLMTVIGFTADGDVIANDPASPSNDAVRHVYKRRQWENIWLRTKRYDANGKVVSGTGGVCYLYFPAKPTSAQRRVLGELGIR is encoded by the coding sequence ATGACCAGATCTGGATCCACGCCTCGCCGCTCCGTGCTCGCCGTCGCCCTCGGCGTCGCGGGCGCCGCCGCCGTCACCACGACAGCCGCGACCGCCGGGGCGGCCCGTCCGGCCGCCGCCGCGACACCGGGCTCGGAGGTCCCCGGGGCCGCCGCGGCCCCGGCGGGCTCGAAGGCCGCCCGGGTCGCGGAGTACCACGGCTGGAGCGGCCACGCCGACTGGCTGGCCGGTGCCGCCAAGGGCGTGCGCGCCGAGGGCGGCGCCCGCCCCGGCATCGTGATCTCCCGTCCGCTGGGCAGCGTGGACTACACCGATCCGCACACCGGCACCAAGGCCGCCTGGGAGTACGCCACCTGGACCTCCCCGGTGCGCACGCTCTCCGTACCCGCGACCGAGGCCATTGTCTCCTGGAACGCCCGCACCCCCGCCGGCACCTGGATCCAGATCGAGCTCAAGGGCACCTACTCCGACGGCACCGCGACCCCCTGGTACGTCATGGGCCGCTGGGCCTCCGACGACGGCGCCTCCTCCATCCGGCGCACTTCGGTGGACGACCAGAGCGACGACAAGAGCTCGGTGTGGACCGACACCTTCTCCATCGACGACCCGGCGAGCGGGCTGCGGCTGGCGAAGTACCAGGTGCGGCTCACTCTCTACCGCAAGCCCGGCTCCAAGCTCACCCCCACGGTATGGCGGGTCGGCGCGATGGGCTCGGACGTCCCCGACCGGTTCGAGGTGCCCGCCTCCACACCGAGCCTGCCCAAGGGGCGCGAATTGGGCGTACCGCGCTACTCGCAGGAGATCCACAAGGGCCAGTACCCGGAGTACGACAACGGCGGCGAGGCATGGTGCAGCCCCACCTCCTCGCAGATGATCATCGAGTACTGGGGCCGTAAGCCCTCCGCCGCTGACCTGTCCTGGGTCAACCCCGACTACGCCGATCCGCAGGTCTGCCACGCCGCCCGGGCCACCTTCGACTACCAGTACGACGGCTGCGGCAATTGGCCGTTCAACGCCGCCTATGCCGCCACCTACCGCGATCTGCAGGGCGTGGTCACCCGCCTCGGCTCGCTCGCCGACGCCGAGAAGCTGATCGGCGCCGGCATTCCGGTGATCACCTCGCAGTCCTTCCTCAAGACCGAGCTGGACGGCGCGGGATACGGCACCTCGGGCCATCTGATGACCGTCATCGGCTTCACGGCGGACGGCGACGTCATCGCCAACGACCCGGCCTCGCCCAGCAACGACGCGGTCCGCCATGTCTACAAGCGGCGCCAGTGGGAGAACATCTGGCTGCGGACCAAGCGGTACGACGCGAACGGCAAGGTGGTCTCGGGCACCGGAGGCGTCTGCTACCTCTACTTCCCGGCCAAGCCCACCTCCGCCCAGCGCCGGGTGCTGGGCGAACTCGGCATCCGCTGA